From a region of the Streptacidiphilus albus JL83 genome:
- a CDS encoding bifunctional 3-phenylpropionate/cinnamic acid dioxygenase ferredoxin subunit, giving the protein MITVCRIEDLPPGEALRVTEGVPAPVALFNADGTVYAVDDTCTHQDASLADGWLEGCFVECPLHASSFDLRSGRPTCPPARRPLKTHQVTLVDGYVVLHVTVGEPA; this is encoded by the coding sequence ATGATCACGGTGTGCCGGATCGAAGACCTGCCGCCGGGCGAAGCACTCCGAGTGACCGAGGGCGTACCGGCCCCGGTCGCCCTCTTCAACGCCGACGGCACCGTGTACGCCGTCGACGACACCTGCACCCACCAGGACGCCTCACTGGCCGACGGCTGGCTGGAGGGCTGCTTCGTCGAGTGCCCGCTGCACGCGTCCTCGTTCGACCTGCGCAGCGGCCGGCCGACCTGCCCGCCCGCGAGGCGGCCGCTGAAGACCCATCAGGTCACCCTGGTCGACGGCTACGTGGTGCTGCACGTCACGGTCGGCGAGCCCGCGTGA
- the betA gene encoding choline dehydrogenase — translation MTLQQYDFIIVGGGSAGCALAARLSADPANRVLVLEAGRPDYPWDVFIHMPAALTFPIGSRFYDWKYESEPEPFMNGRKIYHARGKVLGGSSSINGMIFQRGNPLDYERWAADAGMEDWDYAHCLPYFKRMENCLADQGRDAGPGAAAGHGFRGHEGPLVLERGPVTNPLFGAFFEAVQQAGYPLTDDVNGFRQEGFAAFDRNLRRGRRLSAARAYLHPVMGRPNLDVRTRALVTRVLFDGKRASGVEYSRGRTVHRVGGGKVILSGGAVNSPQLLQLSGIGNAAELEALGIRTLQHLPGVGENLQDHLEVYVQHACKQPVSVQPAMKMWRRPFIGAEWLFLRKGPGATNHFEGGGFVRSNEEVDYPNLMFHFLPIAVRYDGSAPAGGHGYQVHIGPMYSDARGSVKIRSRDPREHPALRFNYLSTEQDRREWVEAVRVTRSILGQDAFAEYSDGEISPGPEVATDEEILQWVAKDGETALHPSCTARMGTDELSVLDPSSLGVHGLEGLHVVDASAMPYVTNGNIYAPVMMLAEKAADLILGNTPLEPDPARFYRHRPVGA, via the coding sequence ATGACCTTGCAGCAGTACGACTTCATCATCGTCGGCGGAGGCTCTGCCGGTTGTGCGCTCGCGGCCCGGCTGAGCGCCGACCCCGCCAACCGGGTGCTGGTGCTGGAGGCGGGCCGGCCCGACTACCCGTGGGACGTCTTCATCCACATGCCGGCCGCGCTCACCTTCCCGATCGGCAGCCGGTTCTACGACTGGAAGTACGAGTCCGAGCCGGAGCCGTTCATGAACGGGCGGAAGATCTACCACGCCCGTGGCAAGGTCCTCGGCGGTTCGAGCAGCATCAACGGCATGATCTTCCAGCGCGGCAATCCGCTCGACTACGAGCGCTGGGCCGCCGACGCCGGGATGGAGGACTGGGACTACGCCCACTGCCTCCCCTACTTCAAGCGGATGGAGAACTGCCTCGCGGACCAGGGCCGGGACGCCGGACCCGGAGCCGCTGCGGGGCACGGTTTCCGCGGACACGAGGGCCCCCTGGTGCTGGAACGCGGACCGGTCACCAACCCGCTGTTCGGCGCCTTCTTCGAGGCCGTGCAGCAGGCCGGCTACCCGCTCACCGACGACGTCAACGGCTTCCGCCAGGAGGGCTTCGCCGCCTTCGACCGCAACCTGCGCCGCGGCCGCAGGCTCAGCGCCGCCCGCGCCTACCTGCATCCGGTCATGGGCCGCCCCAACCTCGACGTGCGGACCCGCGCACTGGTCACCCGGGTGCTGTTCGACGGCAAGCGCGCGTCCGGGGTGGAGTACAGCAGGGGCAGGACCGTGCACCGGGTCGGCGGCGGCAAGGTCATCCTCTCCGGCGGCGCCGTCAACTCCCCGCAGCTGCTCCAGCTCTCCGGAATCGGCAATGCGGCGGAGCTGGAGGCGCTGGGCATCAGGACCCTCCAGCACCTGCCCGGCGTCGGCGAGAACCTGCAGGACCACCTGGAGGTGTACGTCCAGCACGCGTGCAAGCAGCCGGTGTCCGTGCAGCCCGCCATGAAGATGTGGCGGCGCCCCTTCATCGGGGCCGAGTGGCTCTTCCTGCGCAAGGGACCCGGGGCGACCAACCACTTCGAGGGCGGCGGCTTCGTCCGCAGCAACGAGGAGGTCGACTACCCCAACCTGATGTTCCACTTCCTGCCGATCGCGGTCCGCTACGACGGCTCCGCCCCGGCCGGCGGGCACGGCTACCAGGTCCACATCGGCCCGATGTACTCGGACGCCCGCGGCTCGGTGAAGATCAGGTCCAGGGACCCGCGCGAGCATCCGGCGCTGAGGTTCAACTACCTGTCCACCGAGCAGGACCGGCGGGAGTGGGTCGAGGCCGTCCGGGTCACCCGCAGCATCCTCGGCCAGGACGCCTTCGCCGAGTACAGCGACGGCGAGATCTCGCCCGGCCCGGAGGTCGCGACCGACGAGGAGATCCTGCAGTGGGTCGCCAAGGACGGCGAGACCGCCCTGCACCCCTCCTGCACCGCGCGGATGGGCACCGACGAGCTGTCGGTCCTCGACCCGTCCAGCCTGGGGGTCCACGGACTGGAGGGGCTGCACGTGGTCGACGCGTCCGCGATGCCGTACGTGACCAACGGCAACATCTACGCCCCGGTGATGATGCTCGCCGAGAAGGCCGCCGACCTCATCCTGGGCAACACCCCGTTGGAGCCCGACCCGGCCCGGTTCTACCGGCACCGGCCGGTCGGGGCCTGA
- a CDS encoding sarcosine oxidase subunit beta family protein, with protein MSHQLPEHPDWLWRTPDPKRSYDVVIVGAGGHGLATAYYLARNHGISNVAVLERGWLAGGNMARNTTIIRSNYLCEESAALYEHALKLWEGLPAELDYDFLFSQRGVLNLAHTLQDVREGTRRVNANRLGGVDAEWLDTEQVRDFCPIVNTSPDVRYPVLGATLQRRAGIAKHDHVAWALARRADEYGVDLIQGCEVTGFLRDGDRVVGVRTDRGPIAAGRVALAAAGHSSVLAELAGLRLPVQSHPLQALVSELLEPVHPTVVMSNHVHVYVSQAHKGELVMGAGVDSYNGYGQRGSFHLIEHQMAAALELFPIFARAHVLRTWGGIVDVTPDASPVIGPTPVANLYLNCGWGTGGFKATPASGWVYAHTIATGEPHPLAAPFALDRFTTGALIDEHGAAAVAH; from the coding sequence ATGTCCCACCAGCTGCCCGAGCACCCCGACTGGCTGTGGCGCACCCCCGACCCCAAGCGCTCCTACGACGTGGTCATCGTCGGCGCGGGCGGGCACGGGCTGGCGACCGCCTACTACCTGGCCCGCAACCACGGCATCAGCAACGTCGCCGTGCTGGAACGGGGTTGGCTGGCCGGCGGCAACATGGCCCGCAACACCACCATCATCCGGTCCAACTACCTCTGCGAGGAGAGCGCGGCGCTGTACGAGCACGCGCTCAAACTCTGGGAGGGGCTGCCGGCGGAGCTGGACTACGACTTCCTGTTCAGCCAGCGCGGCGTGCTCAACCTGGCGCACACCCTCCAGGACGTCCGCGAGGGCACCCGCCGGGTCAATGCCAACCGGCTGGGCGGCGTCGACGCGGAATGGCTCGACACCGAGCAGGTGCGCGACTTCTGTCCGATCGTCAACACCTCCCCCGACGTCCGCTACCCGGTGCTCGGCGCCACCCTGCAGCGCCGGGCCGGCATCGCCAAGCACGACCACGTCGCCTGGGCGCTGGCCCGCCGGGCGGACGAGTACGGCGTCGACCTGATCCAGGGCTGCGAGGTCACCGGGTTCCTGCGGGACGGCGACCGCGTGGTCGGCGTGCGGACCGACCGGGGCCCGATCGCCGCCGGGAGGGTCGCGCTGGCCGCAGCCGGGCACAGCAGCGTCCTGGCCGAACTGGCCGGGCTGCGGCTGCCGGTGCAGAGCCACCCGCTGCAGGCACTCGTGTCCGAACTGCTGGAACCCGTGCACCCCACCGTGGTGATGTCCAACCACGTGCACGTGTACGTGAGCCAGGCGCACAAGGGCGAGCTGGTCATGGGCGCGGGCGTGGACTCCTACAACGGCTACGGCCAGCGCGGCTCCTTCCACCTGATCGAGCACCAGATGGCGGCCGCGCTCGAACTGTTCCCGATCTTCGCCAGAGCGCACGTGCTGCGCACCTGGGGCGGCATCGTCGACGTCACCCCCGACGCCTCGCCCGTCATCGGCCCCACACCGGTGGCCAACCTCTACCTCAACTGCGGCTGGGGCACCGGAGGTTTCAAGGCCACCCCCGCCTCCGGCTGGGTCTACGCGCACACCATCGCCACCGGCGAGCCGCATCCGCTGGCCGCCCCCTTCGCGCTGGACCGGTTCACCACCGGCGCCCTGATCGACGAGCACGGCGCCGCCGCCGTGGCCCACTGA
- a CDS encoding sarcosine oxidase subunit delta: protein MLLIACPWCGEREELEFHYGGQAHVPYPADPSALSDAEWGEYLFVRDNPKGPFAERWSHAAGCRRWFDVVRHTVTHEILAVQGVRPVATDQPRPVITP, encoded by the coding sequence ATGCTGCTGATCGCCTGTCCCTGGTGCGGCGAACGCGAAGAGCTCGAATTCCACTACGGCGGCCAGGCCCACGTCCCCTACCCGGCCGACCCGTCGGCGCTCTCCGACGCCGAGTGGGGCGAGTACCTGTTCGTCCGCGACAACCCCAAGGGGCCGTTCGCCGAGCGCTGGTCGCACGCCGCCGGATGCCGGCGCTGGTTCGACGTCGTCCGCCACACCGTCACCCACGAGATCCTGGCCGTCCAGGGCGTTCGCCCGGTGGCGACCGACCAGCCGAGGCCGGTGATCACCCCATGA
- a CDS encoding sarcosine oxidase subunit alpha family protein, which translates to MTTPHRLPGRLPSGGRVDRSAPLRFSYDGVQYTGLRGDTLASALLANGVPGAAPSLHRRRPRGIATAGVEEPNALVQLDGPCSEPMQLATTVELYDGLTATSLSGLGRLDPAPDGSGYDKMHVHTDVLVVGGGPAGLAAALAAGRSGARVVLVDDQPELGGSLLCDREEIDGAPGLDWVHAVRTELSAQPDTRILSRSTATGYYDHNYLLVAERRTDHLGPHPVPGVSRQRLWHLRARRVVLATGSHERPIVFAGNDLPGVMSAAAVRSYVNRYAVLPGRRAVVLTTNDHAYATALALVAAGAEVPALVDTRPEPPTGLVEAARRAGIEVRCGSAVVGTRGDARITAVRIAALDADDAITGPVRELPCDLLAVSGGWSPAVQLWSQSQGTLRYDEALAAFVPDRAAQQVDSVGAARGVLDLGGCLDDGFAAGARAADLAGFPVSVPATPPHSGEAPPSRPRPVWIVPGEEGEPGDWQEHFVDLQRDATVADVQRAVRAGMRSVEHIKRYTTIGTAHDQGKASGVASTGVIARLLGARSPGEVGTTTFRGPYVPLSFALLAGRERGRLFDPVRTTAIHPWHVEHGARFENVGQWKRPRYYPQPGEDLEAAVLRECRAAREGVAVMDASTLGKIDVIGPDAGAFLNRVYTNGFARLAVGSARYGVMCRPDGMVFDDGVTLRLAEGHYIMTTTTGNAAAVLDWLEEWLQTEWPELRVRVTSVTEQWATVAVVGPGSRAVVTALAPDLDVSNDAFPFMTARETRLASGVPARICRISFSGELAFEINVASWYGLATWESVVRAGAPYGITPYGTEAMHVLRAEKGYPIVGQDTDGTVTPQDLGMEWVVSKQKDFLGRRSFRRPDTARGDRRQLVGLLPVDPAVLLPEGAQLVASADVAAPTRALGHVTSSYRSAALGRTFALALVAGGRERLGETVYAPLPGGVIAATVTDSVLYDPKGTRRDA; encoded by the coding sequence ATGACCACGCCGCACCGACTCCCCGGCCGCCTCCCCTCCGGGGGCCGCGTCGACCGCTCCGCTCCGCTGCGCTTCAGCTACGACGGGGTGCAGTACACCGGACTGCGCGGTGACACCCTCGCCTCCGCCCTGCTCGCCAACGGCGTGCCGGGCGCGGCCCCCAGCCTCCACCGCAGGCGGCCGCGCGGCATCGCGACGGCCGGGGTGGAGGAGCCCAACGCCCTGGTCCAGCTCGACGGCCCCTGCTCCGAGCCGATGCAACTGGCGACGACGGTCGAGCTGTACGACGGCCTGACCGCGACCAGCCTCTCCGGACTCGGCCGGCTCGACCCCGCCCCGGACGGGTCCGGCTACGACAAGATGCACGTCCACACCGACGTCCTGGTCGTCGGCGGCGGCCCGGCCGGCCTGGCCGCCGCCCTGGCGGCGGGGCGGTCGGGCGCACGTGTGGTCCTGGTCGACGACCAGCCGGAACTCGGCGGATCGCTGCTCTGCGACCGGGAGGAGATCGACGGCGCGCCGGGCCTCGACTGGGTGCACGCCGTCCGCACGGAACTGTCCGCGCAGCCCGACACCCGGATCCTCAGCAGATCGACCGCCACCGGCTACTACGACCACAACTACCTGCTCGTCGCCGAGCGCCGCACCGACCACCTCGGCCCGCACCCGGTCCCCGGCGTCTCCCGGCAGCGGCTGTGGCACCTCCGGGCCCGGCGGGTGGTGCTGGCGACCGGTTCCCACGAGCGGCCGATCGTCTTCGCCGGCAACGACCTGCCCGGCGTCATGTCCGCCGCCGCCGTGCGCAGCTACGTCAACCGGTACGCGGTGCTCCCCGGCCGCCGCGCCGTCGTGCTGACCACCAACGACCACGCCTACGCGACCGCGCTCGCGCTGGTCGCGGCCGGGGCGGAGGTGCCGGCGCTCGTCGACACCAGGCCCGAACCGCCCACCGGCCTGGTCGAGGCGGCACGCCGCGCCGGGATCGAGGTCCGCTGCGGCTCGGCCGTGGTCGGCACGCGCGGGGACGCGCGCATCACCGCCGTCCGGATCGCCGCCCTCGACGCCGACGACGCGATCACCGGCCCGGTCCGCGAACTGCCCTGCGACCTGCTCGCCGTGTCGGGGGGCTGGAGCCCGGCCGTGCAGCTGTGGAGCCAGTCCCAGGGCACCCTGCGCTACGACGAGGCCCTCGCCGCGTTCGTCCCGGACCGGGCGGCGCAGCAGGTCGACAGCGTCGGCGCCGCTCGCGGCGTCCTCGACCTCGGCGGATGCCTCGACGACGGGTTCGCCGCCGGCGCGCGGGCGGCGGACCTGGCCGGCTTCCCGGTCTCCGTGCCCGCCACCCCGCCGCACTCCGGCGAGGCGCCCCCGTCCCGGCCCCGGCCGGTGTGGATCGTCCCGGGCGAGGAGGGCGAACCGGGCGACTGGCAGGAGCACTTCGTGGACCTGCAGCGCGACGCCACCGTCGCGGACGTCCAACGGGCGGTCCGGGCCGGGATGCGCTCGGTCGAGCACATCAAGCGCTACACCACCATCGGCACCGCCCATGACCAGGGCAAGGCATCCGGGGTGGCCTCGACCGGCGTCATCGCCCGGCTGCTCGGCGCCCGCTCTCCGGGCGAGGTCGGCACCACCACCTTCCGCGGCCCCTACGTCCCCCTCTCCTTCGCCCTGCTCGCCGGCCGCGAGCGAGGCAGGCTGTTCGACCCGGTGCGCACCACCGCGATCCACCCGTGGCACGTCGAGCACGGCGCACGCTTCGAGAACGTCGGCCAGTGGAAGCGCCCCCGGTACTACCCGCAGCCCGGGGAGGACCTGGAGGCAGCCGTCCTCCGCGAGTGCCGCGCGGCCCGCGAGGGCGTCGCGGTGATGGACGCCAGCACCCTCGGCAAGATCGACGTCATCGGCCCGGACGCCGGGGCGTTCCTGAACCGCGTCTACACCAACGGCTTCGCCAGGCTGGCCGTCGGCTCGGCCCGCTACGGCGTCATGTGCCGGCCCGACGGCATGGTCTTCGACGACGGCGTGACCCTGCGCCTGGCAGAAGGCCACTACATCATGACGACCACCACCGGGAACGCCGCAGCCGTGCTGGACTGGCTGGAGGAGTGGCTGCAGACCGAGTGGCCCGAGCTGCGGGTCCGGGTCACCTCGGTCACCGAGCAGTGGGCCACCGTCGCGGTCGTCGGCCCCGGGTCCCGCGCGGTCGTCACCGCGCTCGCCCCCGACCTGGACGTGTCCAACGACGCCTTCCCGTTCATGACGGCCCGTGAGACCCGCCTGGCGAGCGGCGTTCCGGCCCGGATCTGCCGGATCTCCTTCTCCGGCGAGTTGGCCTTCGAGATCAACGTCGCTAGCTGGTACGGCCTGGCCACCTGGGAATCGGTGGTCCGGGCCGGTGCCCCGTACGGCATCACCCCCTACGGGACCGAGGCCATGCACGTCCTGCGCGCCGAGAAGGGCTACCCGATCGTCGGGCAGGACACCGACGGCACGGTCACCCCGCAGGACCTCGGCATGGAGTGGGTCGTCTCCAAGCAGAAGGACTTCCTCGGCCGGCGCTCCTTCCGGCGCCCGGACACCGCACGCGGCGACCGCAGGCAGCTGGTCGGCCTGCTGCCGGTGGATCCCGCCGTGCTGCTGCCCGAAGGCGCACAGCTGGTGGCGAGCGCCGACGTGGCCGCCCCCACCCGGGCGCTGGGGCACGTCACCTCCAGCTACCGCAGCGCGGCGCTCGGCCGCACCTTCGCCCTGGCCCTCGTCGCGGGCGGGCGGGAACGGCTGGGCGAGACGGTGTACGCGCCGCTGCCCGGAGGCGTGATCGCCGCGACCGTCACCGACAGCGTCCTCTACGACCCGAAGGGAACCCGCCGTGACGCCTGA
- a CDS encoding sarcosine oxidase subunit gamma has protein sequence MTPETLRRSPLGHLADVLAAHSGSGERGVSLREIPFLTQLDLQLQSHGPAAQRIGRSLGAPLPTDPNTVAATGGLRVLWLGPEEWLVLGPDGSAPATAARLRAALEDEPGSVVDVSANRTTLELSGPAAREVLEKGCALDLHPRAFRPGRCAQTLVAKVNVVLHQVGPEPAYRLLVRGSFAQYLADWLLDAMEEYRHPRLTP, from the coding sequence GTGACGCCTGAAACCCTGCGACGCAGCCCGCTGGGGCACCTCGCCGACGTCCTGGCAGCGCACTCCGGCAGCGGCGAGCGGGGGGTGAGCCTGCGTGAGATCCCCTTCCTGACGCAGCTCGACCTCCAGCTGCAGTCGCACGGCCCGGCCGCGCAGCGGATCGGGCGGTCACTCGGTGCGCCACTGCCGACCGACCCGAACACCGTCGCGGCGACGGGTGGGCTGCGGGTGCTCTGGCTCGGCCCCGAGGAGTGGCTCGTGCTCGGCCCGGACGGCTCCGCGCCCGCCACTGCGGCGAGGCTGCGCGCCGCGCTGGAGGACGAGCCAGGATCGGTGGTGGACGTCTCCGCCAACCGCACGACGCTCGAACTCTCCGGCCCGGCCGCCCGCGAGGTCCTGGAGAAGGGCTGCGCCCTCGACCTGCACCCGCGCGCCTTCCGGCCGGGCCGTTGCGCGCAGACCCTGGTCGCGAAGGTGAACGTGGTCCTGCACCAGGTCGGCCCGGAACCGGCCTACCGCCTGCTGGTGCGCGGCTCCTTCGCCCAGTACCTGGCGGACTGGCTGCTCGACGCCATGGAGGAGTACCGCCACCCGCGGCTCACGCCGTGA